A window of Lagenorhynchus albirostris chromosome 11, mLagAlb1.1, whole genome shotgun sequence contains these coding sequences:
- the GDF3 gene encoding growth/differentiation factor 3, which produces MLPSLPGLALGLLLILALGQTFQERVFLQSLGLGKEPSPKKFQPVPSILKRIFQDQEAAATTGVSQDLCYVKELGVSGNILRLLPDQGFFLYSESLFQASSHLQKLLSFNLSAIKDGEQLTMAQLGLDLGPNTYYNLGPELELALSLVQGPHGRGRATPKTGKMFALQSVPWPQGVLHFNLLDVAKRNSYPRKNLGLFLEILVKGGRASGVNFQLEDTCARLRRSLHASLLVVTLNPEQCHPPTRKRRAAIPASKASCKNLCHRHQLFINFRDLGWHKWIIAPKGFMANYCHGDCPFSLTTSLNSSNYAFMQALMHAIDPAVPQAVCIPTKLSPISMLYQDNDDNVILRHYENMVVDECGCG; this is translated from the exons ATGCTTCCTTCGCTGCCAGGCTTGGCTCTAGGCCTCCTGTTAATCCTGGCCTTGGGCCAGACATTCCAAGAACGTGTCTTTCTCCAGTCTCTGGGCTTAGGCAAAGAGCCTTCACCCAAGAAGTTCCAACCTGTGCCTTCCATCCTGAAGAGAATTTTCCAGGATCAAGAGGCAGCAGCAACCACTGGCGTCTCTCAAGACTTGTGCTACGTGAAGGAGCTGGGTGTCAGTGGGAACATACTCCGACTTCTCCCAGATCAAG GTTTCTTTCTTTACTCCGAGAGCCTTTTCCAAGCTTCCTCCCACCTACAGAAGCTCCTCTCCTTTAACCTGTCTGCGATTAAAGATGGGGAACAGTTAACAATGGCCCAGCTGGGCCTGGACTTGGGGCCCAACACTTACTATAACCTGGGGCCAGAACTGGAATTGGCTCTGTCCCTGGTTCAGGGGCCACACGGGCGGGGCCGGGCCACGCCAAAGACAGGTAAAATGTTTGCACTGCAGTCAGTACCATGGCCTCAAGGTGTCCTTCACTTCAATCTGTTGGATGTGGCTAAGAGGAATAGTTACCCCCGGAAGAATTTAGGCTTGTTCCTAGAGATACTGGTCAAAGGAGGCAGAGCCTCTGGGGTGAATTTTCAGCTTGAGGACACTTGCGCCAGACTGAGACGTTCTCTTCACGCTTCCCTGTTGGTGGTCACCCTCAACCCTGAGCAGTGCCACCCTCCTACCCGCAAAAGGAGAGCAGCCATCCCTGCCTCTAAGGCTTCTTGCAAGAACCTCTGCCATCGTCACCAGCTGTTCATCAACTTCCGGGACCTGGGTTGGCACAAGTGGATCATTGCCCCCAAGGGTTTCATGGCAAATTACTGCCACGGAGATTGTCCTTTCTCACTGACCACCTCCCTCAACAGCTCCAATTATGCTTTCATGCAAGCGCTGATGCACGCCATTGACCCAGCAGTTCCCCAGGCTGTCTGCATTCCCACCAAGCTGTCCCCCATCTCCATGCTCTATCAGGACAACGATGACAACGTCATTCTACGGCATTATGAAAACATGGTAGTTGATGAGTGCGGGTGTGGCTAG